The Panicum virgatum strain AP13 chromosome 5K, P.virgatum_v5, whole genome shotgun sequence genome has a window encoding:
- the LOC120707290 gene encoding amino acid transporter AVT1I-like produces the protein MEDKNARTAVLPVSTLTEPLLPGKGEDLEAAQLPSYGGASFSRTCLNLTNAVSGIGVLSMPYAVAQGGWLSLALFALVGAICYYTGTLIERCMRADPAAVASYPDIGAFAFGSAGRRAVAAFMYVELYLVAISFLVLEGDNLNKLFPGATVDLLGYRLQGKQLFIALAAAVVLPTTWLKNLGVLAYVSAIGLVASAVLTVSLVWAGVAGTGFHRNSTSVLNLSGLPTSLGLYFVCFTGHAVFPTIYSSMRNSKHFSKVLLISSVLCSVNYGLTAMLGYMIYGDDVQSQVTLNLPSGKLYTKVAILMTLINPLAKYALLAAPITAAIEEKFSVPCGSGPARVAISTVVVVSTAVVASTVPFFGYLMSFIGSFLSVMATVIFPSLCFLKIYKAKGIRRIEIAAITGILIIGVFVAVTGTYTSVRQIIGTF, from the coding sequence ATGGAGGACAAGAACGCTCGCACCGCGGTGCTGCCAGTGAGCACGCTCACCGAGCCGCTCCTGCCCGGAAAAGGCGAGGACCTTGAGGCGGCGCAGCTCCCGTCCTACGGCGGCGCGTCCTTCTCCCGAACGTGCCTCAACCTCACCAACGCCGTGTCCGGGATCGGCGTCCTCTCCATGCCGTACGCGGTGGCGCAGGGCGGGTGGCTCAGCCTCGCGCTCTTCGCCCTCGTCGGCGCCATCTGCTACTACACCGGCACGCTCATCGAGCGCTGCATGCgcgccgaccccgccgccgtcgccagctACCCCGACATCGGCGCCTTCGCCTTCGGGTCCGCCGGCCGGAGGGCCGTCGCCGCCTTCATGTACGTCGAGCTCTACCTCGTCGCCATCAGCTTCCTCGTCCTCGAGGGCGACAACCTCAACAAGCTCTTCCCCGGCGCCACCGTGGACCTCCTCGGCTACCGGCTGCAAGGGAAGCAGCTGTTcatcgcgctcgccgccgccgtcgtgctgcCCACCACATGGCTCAAGAACCTCGGCGTGCTCGCCTATGTGTCGGCGATCGGGCTCGTCGCGTCGGCGGTCCTCACGGTGTCGCTGGTCTGGGCCGGCGTCGCTGGGACCGGGTTCCATCGGAACAGCACCAGCGTCCTCAACCTGAGCGGCCTGCCGACCTCGCTGGGCCTCTACTTCGTCTGCTTCACCGGCCACGCCGTCTTCCCGACGATCTACTCCTCCATGAGGAACAGCAAGCACTTCTCCAAGGTTCTGCTCATCTCCTCCGTGCTCTGCAGCGTCAACTACGGACTCACAGCGATGCTGGGCTACATGATCTACGGCGACGACGTGCAGTCGCAGGTCACGCTGAACCTGCCCTCGGGAAAGCTCTACACCAAGGTCGCCATCCTGATGACGCTGATCAACCCGCTGGCCAAGTACGCGCTGCTGGCCGCACCAATAACGGCGGCGATCGAGGAAAAGTTCTCGGTGCCGTGCGGCAGCGGGCCGGCGAGGGTGGCCATCAGCACCGTGGTGGTTGTCAGCACGGCGGTGGTGGCCTCGACGGTGCCGTTCTTCGGCTACCTCATGTCGTTCATCGGATCGTTCCTCAGCGTCATGGCGACAGTCATATTCCCCAGCCTCTGCTTCCTTAAGATCTACAAGGCCAAGGGGATTCGCCGCATCGAGATCGCGGCGATCACCGGCATCCTGATCATCGGAGTGTTCGTAGCCGTCACCGGCACCTACACTTCCGTGCGGCAAATTATAGGCACTTTCTAA